In a single window of the Campylobacter hyointestinalis subsp. lawsonii genome:
- a CDS encoding complex I subunit 4 family protein produces the protein MIEVILSHILSFMIFLPLIVGLFIVLFCNDKFGKTLAFITSLAILVLGFYIFLNFIPNGGMQFVDNFNIVNIYGINYGVGIDGINLLILLIVSCAFPPLFFLVDFDKKGYWANLLFMESAFLAVISATDLIFFYAGWEMMLIPIFIFIGIYGKKEDRNVAAMDMIYYAIFGSMIMLYAIIYIGVAHFKEFGFFSFALNDLVKTNFTPSIEATLFFCFMLAFAIKVPLFPFHGWLKDAYTKSPTTATFMLSVIASKVAIFAILRFVLPLFSFSYSNFAWIFVGLGLFSMLYFGVAAIKTKDFKTILAYASASHLGLIMAGVFSLDVEGFVGSMYQVIAHAITSGIMFLLVGLISKELLTRNVDKLGGIAVKAPIFALFFAIAMISSVGLPGTIGFIGELLIIFGLFKSNLLYGVIATTSIIISAVYMFIVYRKAILQGVNETTAVFKDLSKKQIIAFLAPIVMIFVLGLYSKPFISKIEPTMQTHYEQFVKPYLKEQK, from the coding sequence ATGATAGAAGTTATACTTTCTCATATACTTAGTTTTATGATATTTTTACCGCTTATCGTGGGACTTTTTATAGTGTTATTTTGCAATGACAAATTCGGCAAAACATTAGCGTTTATAACTAGTTTAGCTATACTTGTTCTTGGATTTTATATTTTTTTAAATTTCATTCCAAACGGCGGTATGCAGTTTGTAGATAACTTTAATATAGTAAATATTTATGGTATAAACTACGGCGTTGGTATTGATGGTATAAATTTACTTATACTACTTATAGTTTCTTGTGCGTTTCCACCATTATTTTTCTTAGTAGATTTTGATAAAAAAGGATACTGGGCGAATTTATTATTTATGGAATCTGCATTTTTAGCAGTTATTAGCGCTACTGATCTTATCTTTTTTTATGCAGGCTGGGAAATGATGCTTATACCGATATTTATCTTTATAGGAATTTATGGCAAAAAAGAAGATAGAAATGTAGCTGCTATGGATATGATATACTACGCCATATTTGGCTCTATGATTATGCTTTATGCTATCATCTATATAGGCGTTGCTCATTTTAAAGAGTTTGGGTTTTTCAGTTTTGCCCTTAATGATCTAGTCAAAACAAACTTTACACCTAGCATAGAAGCAACCCTATTTTTTTGCTTTATGCTTGCTTTTGCTATCAAAGTTCCACTATTTCCGTTTCATGGATGGCTAAAAGATGCTTATACGAAGTCACCTACCACCGCTACGTTTATGCTATCGGTTATCGCATCAAAAGTCGCTATTTTCGCGATACTTCGTTTTGTATTGCCACTATTTAGCTTTTCATATTCAAATTTTGCTTGGATTTTTGTAGGTTTAGGGCTATTTTCGATGCTATATTTTGGCGTAGCTGCTATAAAAACCAAAGATTTTAAAACGATCCTTGCTTACGCTTCTGCTTCACACTTAGGACTTATTATGGCTGGAGTTTTCTCTTTGGATGTAGAGGGCTTTGTAGGCTCGATGTATCAAGTTATCGCTCACGCTATCACAAGCGGAATTATGTTTTTACTAGTAGGACTCATAAGCAAAGAGCTACTAACTAGAAATGTAGATAAGCTAGGGGGCATAGCGGTAAAAGCGCCGATCTTTGCACTATTTTTTGCCATAGCTATGATCTCAAGCGTAGGACTACCAGGAACTATAGGCTTTATAGGAGAGCTTCTTATTATTTTTGGACTTTTCAAGTCAAATTTACTTTATGGCGTGATAGCAACCACTTCTATCATCATAAGTGCCGTTTATATGTTTATCGTCTATCGCAAAGCTATCTTACAAGGCGTAAATGAAACGACTGCGGTATTTAAAGATCTAAGCAAAAAGCAGATCATTGCATTTTTAGCGCCTATAGTTATGATCTTTGTTTTGGGACTTTACTCAAAACCATTTATCTCAAAGATAGAGCCAACCATGCAAACGCACTATGAACAGTTTGTAAAACCATACTTAAAGGAGCAAAAATGA
- a CDS encoding NADH-quinone oxidoreductase subunit N has protein sequence MIQLAPFILSLIIIFINIFLCVTSISKKTSINLNIFFWIIILASFFIVRDSFDDTGLPNLLIGFISLDKFSFGLCVILCVLTLIFLFSSKFSDDEGYYKQEFMVLSNLATFGLMAMSLSTELILTLIFLEVASIALYALIAMDSSQKSVESAFKYFVLSSFMGAFYLLGTAFIFGMVGSTQYEKIAAHLDSSYLALIGTILVLSMIFFKIAIFGFYRWSIDVYFGARTNLSGYLASAFKLASFAILIKFCFLYQNQNIAFLQNLFAILAILSMFVGNFLTIKEQNVKKILITASIVHSGYIFINLASVNFEISLYPAFFYLGTYAIVVAFAFAILNAVFKDQNVKICDLGGLYKTHPLESFALFVVSLSFIGFPYTVGFLGKVFIFGSAVTSSATYLAILGVANTIISVYYYLKIITSIYFKNSTQKTTYSSLGAKILAVFAIAFIVLEGSGVMSIVSFLNLF, from the coding sequence ATGATCCAGTTAGCACCTTTTATCCTATCTTTAATAATAATCTTTATAAATATATTTTTATGTGTAACAAGCATATCTAAAAAGACTTCTATAAATTTAAATATCTTTTTTTGGATCATTATTCTAGCTTCTTTTTTTATAGTTAGAGATAGTTTTGATGATACAGGGCTACCAAATTTACTAATAGGCTTCATCTCTTTAGATAAATTTAGCTTTGGCCTATGCGTAATACTCTGCGTTCTTACTCTGATATTTCTCTTTTCAAGTAAATTTAGCGACGATGAAGGGTATTACAAGCAAGAGTTTATGGTACTATCAAATTTAGCCACTTTTGGACTAATGGCGATGAGTCTTAGCACAGAGCTCATACTTACTTTGATATTTTTAGAAGTAGCTTCCATAGCCTTATACGCACTAATAGCGATGGATTCAAGTCAAAAAAGCGTAGAATCAGCTTTTAAATACTTCGTGCTTTCATCATTTATGGGGGCTTTTTATCTACTTGGGACAGCTTTTATATTTGGCATGGTAGGCTCAACTCAATATGAAAAGATAGCCGCTCATTTAGACTCTAGTTATTTAGCGCTTATCGGTACTATCTTAGTCTTGTCTATGATATTTTTTAAGATAGCGATATTTGGATTTTATCGTTGGAGCATCGACGTGTATTTTGGAGCGAGAACAAATTTAAGCGGATATCTAGCGTCTGCTTTTAAACTAGCTTCATTTGCTATTTTGATCAAATTTTGCTTTTTATATCAAAACCAAAATATAGCATTTTTACAAAATCTTTTTGCAATCTTGGCGATTTTAAGTATGTTTGTAGGTAACTTTTTAACCATAAAAGAACAAAACGTTAAAAAGATACTTATAACAGCAAGTATCGTACATAGCGGATATATATTTATAAATTTAGCCTCTGTAAATTTTGAAATTTCACTATATCCAGCATTTTTTTATTTAGGTACTTACGCTATCGTAGTAGCGTTTGCTTTTGCTATCTTAAACGCTGTATTTAAAGATCAAAACGTTAAAATTTGCGACTTAGGCGGGCTTTACAAAACTCATCCATTAGAGAGTTTTGCTCTTTTTGTAGTATCTTTATCTTTTATAGGTTTTCCTTATACCGTCGGATTTTTAGGTAAAGTTTTTATATTTGGTAGTGCAGTGACGAGCTCTGCTACTTATCTAGCAATACTAGGTGTCGCAAATACAATAATTTCTGTGTATTATTATCTAAAAATAATCACTTCGATATATTTCAAAAACTCTACGCAAAAAACGACTTATAGCTCACTTGGTGCTAAGATACTAGCCGTTTTTGCCATAGCATTTATAGTTTTAGAAGGTAGCGGAGTTATGAGTATAGTTTCTTTTTTAAATTTATTTTAG
- the luxS gene encoding S-ribosylhomocysteine lyase, translating to MPLLDSFKVDHTIMNAPGVRLAKTMKTPKGDEISVFDLRFCKPNVEIMSERGTHTLEHLFAGFMREHLNDDKTEIIDISPMGCRTGFYMSVIGVPSWQKVAVAWEKSMKDILGVASQSDIPELNIYQCGTCSMHSLDEAKVIAKNVLDKGIKYIDNESIKLDMAKIQH from the coding sequence ATGCCACTTTTAGATAGTTTTAAAGTAGATCATACGATTATGAACGCTCCTGGTGTTCGTTTAGCAAAGACGATGAAAACCCCAAAAGGCGACGAGATAAGCGTATTTGACTTGAGATTTTGTAAGCCAAATGTAGAGATAATGAGTGAGCGCGGTACTCATACGCTTGAGCATCTGTTTGCAGGATTTATGAGAGAGCATCTAAACGATGATAAAACAGAGATCATAGATATATCGCCGATGGGCTGTAGGACGGGATTTTATATGAGTGTTATCGGAGTGCCTAGTTGGCAAAAAGTAGCCGTTGCTTGGGAAAAGTCTATGAAAGACATTTTAGGTGTAGCATCTCAAAGCGATATACCAGAACTAAACATTTATCAGTGCGGAACATGCTCTATGCACTCACTAGATGAAGCCAAAGTAATAGCAAAAAATGTTTTGGATAAAGGCATCAAATATATAGATAATGAATCCATAAAGCTTGATATGGCTAAAATTCAACACTAA
- a CDS encoding ion transporter — protein sequence MSSIIILRSKLQSIIETKAWNYAIIAVILFNSLLLGLNTSTEIKASFGGLLNALDMLCLWIFAAELALRLFCYRLAFFTNSEKWWNIFDVFIVALSFVAIEYSVLRTLRTLRILRLISSVPAMRVVVDAVLKTIPAMLSISALLSIFYYIYGVLCVELFGEKFPEWFGSLPRALYTLFQIMTLESWSMGIVRPVMEVYPYAWIVFVSYIVIVGMIALNLIVGVIVNSLNEINNK from the coding sequence ATGTCATCAATCATAATCCTACGCTCAAAATTACAAAGTATAATCGAAACTAAGGCGTGGAATTACGCCATAATTGCGGTGATTTTATTTAACTCGCTTTTGCTAGGACTAAACACCAGCACTGAGATAAAAGCTAGTTTTGGCGGACTTTTAAACGCCCTTGATATGCTCTGCCTTTGGATTTTTGCAGCTGAGTTAGCACTTCGTCTATTTTGCTACCGCCTAGCATTTTTCACAAATAGCGAGAAATGGTGGAATATCTTTGATGTTTTCATAGTCGCGCTTAGCTTTGTAGCGATTGAGTATTCGGTCCTTCGCACACTTAGGACGCTTAGGATTTTGCGCCTCATCTCATCGGTGCCAGCTATGCGCGTGGTGGTCGATGCGGTGCTAAAAACAATCCCAGCTATGCTTAGTATTTCAGCCTTGCTGAGCATTTTTTACTATATTTATGGCGTGCTTTGTGTGGAGCTCTTTGGAGAGAAATTCCCTGAGTGGTTTGGCTCGCTGCCAAGGGCGTTATATACGCTATTTCAGATAATGACGCTTGAGAGCTGGAGCATGGGCATCGTGCGGCCTGTCATGGAGGTCTATCCTTATGCGTGGATAGTTTTTGTAAGCTATATCGTCATTGTGGGCATGATAGCGCTAAATCTCATCGTAGGTGTCATCGTAAATAGCCTAAATGAAATAAATAACAAATAA
- a CDS encoding SEL1-like repeat protein, which yields MAEYNIWVFFENKDIDEYNDTLDNYNKGLYEKSLPVAQMLCEEKDYASACNLLAFYYENGHAVAKDEVKATELYKKACDGGDKESACYILLLITLRA from the coding sequence GTGGCTGAGTATAATATCTGGGTATTTTTTGAAAATAAAGATATAGATGAATATAACGACACCTTAGATAACTATAACAAAGGACTTTATGAAAAATCTTTGCCAGTAGCACAAATGCTTTGCGAAGAAAAAGACTACGCAAGTGCTTGTAATCTTTTGGCTTTTTACTATGAAAACGGACACGCAGTGGCAAAAGATGAAGTAAAAGCCACTGAGCTTTACAAAAAAGCTTGCGATGGTGGCGATAAAGAATCAGCTTGCTATATCTTGCTCTTAATTACCTTGAGGGCATAG
- a CDS encoding fumarate reductase iron-sulfur subunit, whose translation MSRKIKIRAFKYNPQSKVSKPHFAEYELEETDGMTLFIALNVIREKFDPGLSFDFVCRAGICGSCGMVVNGRPQLACRTLTKDYPSGVIELMPMPAFKLLKDLSVDTGNWMNNMSKRVESWIHSNHTTDISKMEEKVDPDAAQETFELDRCIECGICVASCGTALMRPDFIGAVGLNRVARFKVDPLDNRSDEDFYELVGDDNGVFGCMSLLGCEDNCPKHLPLQSKIAYMRRKLATVK comes from the coding sequence ATGAGTAGAAAAATAAAAATTAGAGCATTCAAATACAATCCTCAAAGCAAAGTTAGCAAACCGCACTTTGCTGAGTATGAACTAGAAGAAACCGATGGTATGACACTTTTTATCGCATTAAATGTAATAAGAGAGAAGTTTGATCCAGGTCTTAGCTTTGACTTTGTATGTCGTGCTGGGATCTGTGGAAGCTGCGGTATGGTTGTAAATGGTCGCCCACAACTAGCTTGTAGAACTCTTACAAAAGACTATCCAAGTGGCGTTATAGAGCTTATGCCTATGCCGGCTTTCAAACTACTTAAAGATCTAAGCGTTGATACTGGTAACTGGATGAATAATATGAGTAAAAGAGTTGAGAGTTGGATACACTCAAATCACACTACTGATATTAGCAAAATGGAAGAAAAAGTCGATCCAGACGCAGCTCAAGAGACCTTTGAGCTTGATCGCTGCATTGAGTGTGGTATCTGCGTAGCAAGTTGCGGAACGGCTCTTATGAGACCTGATTTTATCGGTGCTGTGGGGCTTAACCGTGTGGCTAGATTTAAAGTTGATCCACTAGATAATAGAAGCGATGAAGACTTCTATGAGCTAGTAGGTGATGATAATGGCGTCTTTGGTTGTATGAGTTTGCTTGGTTGTGAAGACAACTGCCCTAAGCACTTGCCACTTCAAAGCAAAATCGCCTATATGAGACGCAAACTAGCCACTGTAAAATAA
- a CDS encoding fumarate reductase flavoprotein subunit yields MNVKYYDALVIGGGLAGLRAAVAAADKGLSTVVLSLCPVKRSHSAAAQGGMQASLGNSKMSEGDNEDVHFADTVKGSDWGCDQEVARMFVQTAPKAIRELASWGVPWTRITKGKRSAIINAQRTTIDEKEEVHGLIHSRDFGGTKKWRTCFTADATGHTMLFGVANEALKRDVEIHDRKEAIALIHENNRCYGAIVRDLVTGEISAYVSKGTLIATGGYGRIYKHTTNAVICEGTGAAIALETGIARLGNMEAVQFHPTPIVPSGILLTEGCRGDGGILRDVDGYRFMPDYEPEKKELASRDVVSRRIMEHIRNGKGVKSPYGEHVWLDISILGREHIEKNLRDVQEICKIFNGIDPADEGPKGWAPILPMQHYSMGGIRVKPTGESQTLKGLFSCGEAACWDMHGFNRLGGNSVAETVVSGMIIGDYFAEYCDKNEVDIQTKTIENFINKSKEYLNELINKDGKYNVFEIKNKMKDIMWEHVAIFRTGDGLAKAVKELEELYKESTNVKLENKELYGNPELEEAYRVPKMLKLALCVAYGALQRTESRGAHYREDYPKRDDLNWCKRTLAYWKEGDTLPTLEYEELDIMKMEMPPAFRGYGAKGNIIENPLSAKRQEEVDAIRAKLEAEGKNRHEIQDALMHYELQPKYKALNERAGIGYE; encoded by the coding sequence ATGAATGTAAAATATTATGATGCATTAGTAATCGGCGGTGGTCTAGCTGGTTTAAGAGCTGCTGTAGCCGCTGCTGATAAGGGTCTTAGCACCGTAGTTTTAAGCCTATGTCCTGTCAAAAGAAGCCACTCTGCTGCTGCTCAAGGCGGTATGCAAGCAAGCCTTGGTAACTCAAAAATGAGCGAAGGCGATAATGAAGATGTGCATTTTGCTGATACGGTCAAAGGTAGCGACTGGGGATGCGATCAAGAAGTTGCTAGAATGTTTGTCCAAACCGCACCTAAAGCGATCCGTGAGCTTGCTAGCTGGGGCGTGCCTTGGACTAGAATCACAAAAGGTAAAAGAAGTGCTATCATAAACGCTCAAAGAACAACAATCGATGAAAAAGAAGAGGTTCATGGACTTATCCATAGCCGTGACTTTGGTGGTACTAAAAAATGGAGAACTTGTTTCACTGCTGATGCTACAGGCCATACAATGCTATTTGGCGTGGCAAATGAGGCTTTAAAAAGAGATGTTGAAATTCACGATAGAAAAGAAGCTATAGCTCTTATACATGAAAATAACCGCTGTTATGGTGCGATCGTCCGTGACTTAGTAACTGGCGAAATTTCAGCCTATGTATCAAAAGGCACACTAATTGCAACAGGTGGCTATGGTAGAATTTACAAACACACTACAAATGCCGTAATCTGCGAAGGCACAGGTGCTGCGATCGCTCTTGAGACTGGTATTGCTAGACTTGGAAATATGGAAGCCGTCCAATTCCACCCAACTCCAATTGTCCCAAGCGGAATTTTGCTAACTGAGGGTTGTCGTGGTGATGGTGGAATACTAAGAGATGTTGATGGATACCGCTTTATGCCTGATTATGAACCTGAGAAAAAAGAGCTAGCTAGCCGTGATGTCGTTAGTCGCCGTATAATGGAGCATATCAGAAATGGCAAAGGCGTAAAAAGCCCTTATGGCGAGCATGTTTGGCTAGATATTAGCATTCTTGGTAGAGAGCATATAGAGAAAAACTTGCGTGATGTTCAAGAAATTTGTAAGATTTTCAATGGTATAGATCCCGCTGATGAAGGCCCAAAAGGTTGGGCGCCGATACTTCCTATGCAACACTACTCAATGGGCGGAATTCGTGTCAAACCAACTGGCGAGAGCCAAACTCTAAAAGGGCTATTTAGTTGTGGCGAGGCAGCGTGCTGGGATATGCACGGATTTAACCGCCTTGGTGGAAATAGCGTCGCTGAAACTGTGGTAAGCGGTATGATTATCGGTGATTATTTCGCTGAGTATTGCGATAAAAATGAAGTAGATATCCAAACCAAAACAATAGAAAATTTCATCAATAAAAGCAAAGAATATCTAAATGAACTTATAAATAAAGATGGAAAATACAATGTATTTGAGATCAAAAATAAGATGAAAGATATAATGTGGGAGCATGTGGCTATTTTTAGAACTGGCGATGGTCTAGCTAAAGCTGTAAAAGAGCTTGAAGAGCTATACAAAGAAAGCACGAATGTCAAATTAGAAAATAAAGAGCTATATGGTAATCCTGAGCTTGAAGAGGCTTACCGTGTGCCTAAAATGCTTAAACTAGCTCTATGCGTGGCTTATGGGGCACTTCAAAGAACCGAAAGCCGTGGCGCACACTATAGAGAAGATTATCCAAAAAGAGACGACCTTAACTGGTGTAAGAGAACTTTGGCATACTGGAAAGAAGGCGATACACTCCCAACACTAGAGTATGAAGAGCTAGATATTATGAAAATGGAGATGCCACCGGCATTTCGTGGATATGGTGCTAAAGGCAATATCATAGAAAATCCACTATCAGCTAAACGCCAAGAAGAGGTTGATGCTATCAGAGCAAAACTAGAAGCTGAGGGCAAAAATAGACATGAAATTCAAGATGCATTAATGCACTATGAACTTCAACCAAAATACAAAGCATTAAACGAAAGAGCAGGTATAGGCTATGAGTAG